Proteins encoded together in one Variovorax paradoxus EPS window:
- the lpxC gene encoding UDP-3-O-acyl-N-acetylglucosamine deacetylase: MLQQRTLKSISRAVGVGLHSGQRVELTLRPAPADTGIVFRRVDLPEPAEIRMTAEAVTDTRLASTVSTGGAKVQTVEHLMSACAGLGIDNLYIDITADEVPILDGSASSFVFLLQSAGIELQKAPRRFIRVTRKVEVREGEGANEKWASLEPYHGYKLSFEIDFDHRVVNSTGQRVEFDLGTDSYSRDIARARTFGFTKEVEYMRSKGLALGGGLDNAIVMDDTKVLNAGGLRYDDEFVKHKILDAMGDLYIIGKPLLAAYTAFRSGHALNNKLLRELLANSDAYEVVTFDDEKRAPRGFGEVARAW, from the coding sequence GTGCTGCAACAACGAACCCTCAAGTCGATCAGCCGCGCCGTGGGCGTGGGGCTTCACAGCGGGCAACGCGTGGAACTGACCCTGCGACCGGCCCCGGCCGACACGGGCATCGTGTTCCGCCGCGTCGATCTGCCCGAGCCTGCTGAAATCCGAATGACCGCCGAAGCGGTCACCGACACTCGCCTCGCCTCCACGGTCTCGACCGGCGGCGCGAAGGTGCAGACGGTCGAGCATCTGATGTCGGCCTGCGCGGGCCTCGGCATCGACAACCTCTACATCGACATCACGGCCGACGAAGTGCCGATCCTCGACGGGTCGGCTTCGTCTTTCGTGTTCCTGCTGCAAAGCGCGGGCATCGAACTGCAGAAGGCGCCGCGCCGCTTCATCCGCGTGACCCGCAAGGTCGAGGTGCGCGAAGGCGAGGGCGCCAACGAGAAGTGGGCGAGCCTGGAGCCGTACCACGGCTACAAGCTGAGCTTCGAGATCGACTTCGATCATCGCGTGGTCAATTCCACCGGCCAGCGCGTGGAGTTCGACCTCGGCACCGATTCGTACAGCCGCGACATCGCACGTGCGCGCACCTTCGGCTTCACGAAAGAGGTCGAGTACATGCGCAGCAAGGGCTTGGCCCTGGGCGGCGGTCTCGACAACGCCATCGTGATGGACGACACCAAGGTGCTCAATGCCGGCGGGCTGCGCTACGACGACGAGTTCGTGAAGCACAAGATCCTCGATGCGATGGGCGACCTCTACATCATCGGCAAGCCGCTGCTCGCGGCCTACACCGCGTTCCGCTCGGGCCATGCGCTCAACAACAAGCTGCTGCGCGAACTGCTGGCGAACAGCGACGCCTACGAGGTCGTGACCTTCGACGACGAGAAGCGCGCACCGCGCGGCTTCGGCGAAGTGGCGCGGGCCTGGTAG
- the ruvC gene encoding crossover junction endodeoxyribonuclease RuvC: protein MRILGIDPGLLTTGFGVVDADGHALRYVASGTISTRHLGSGNLPARLKVLFDGIAEITARYQPDASAVEIIFVNVNPQSTLLLGQARGACVTSLVNSNLTVAEYTALQMKKAVAGHGQAAKAQVQEMVKRLLDLPGLPGADAADALGIAITHAQVGRSMARLAEAAELSKTHAGTYRQGRSR, encoded by the coding sequence ATGCGCATCCTCGGCATCGACCCCGGCCTTCTCACCACCGGCTTCGGCGTGGTGGACGCGGACGGCCACGCGCTGCGCTATGTGGCCAGCGGCACCATCAGCACGCGGCACCTGGGCAGCGGCAACCTGCCGGCGCGCCTGAAGGTGCTGTTCGACGGCATTGCCGAAATCACCGCGCGCTACCAACCCGATGCGTCGGCGGTGGAAATCATCTTCGTGAACGTCAACCCGCAGTCGACGCTGCTGCTGGGACAGGCGCGCGGCGCCTGCGTGACCTCTCTGGTGAACAGCAACCTCACGGTGGCCGAGTACACCGCGCTGCAGATGAAGAAGGCAGTCGCAGGCCATGGCCAGGCGGCCAAAGCGCAGGTGCAGGAGATGGTGAAGCGGTTGCTCGACCTGCCGGGGCTGCCCGGCGCCGATGCGGCCGATGCGCTGGGCATCGCGATCACGCATGCGCAAGTGGGCCGTTCGATGGCGCGGCTGGCCGAAGCCGCCGAGCTGTCGAAGACCCATGCCGGCACCTACCGGCAAGGGCGTTCGCGCTAA
- a CDS encoding phosphatidate cytidylyltransferase, whose amino-acid sequence MNQFLRNLTPTQQVAALFLIIFGLLMIISTTAFFLSFREKRNPVHDATWQAELAHYRALLGTTWFMVIIFWIGWALGETVATVLFALISFFALREFITLSPTRRGDHRSLILAFFVVLPIQFWLVATAHFDLFTVFIPVYVFLAIPVASALANDSSQFLERNAKLQWGIMVCVYGMSHVPALLLLTFPGYEGKSAFLVFFLVFVVQTSVLVQHLISRRTQRTPFAPNVSRSFNWTSWGIGIVVASLVGALFSFITPFKFGQALAVSVIACIAGSMGHLVMKALKRDRGIPNWGKKGVGVTGANGLLDRVDALCFAAPIFFHSIRWYFNA is encoded by the coding sequence ATGAACCAGTTCCTGCGCAACCTCACCCCGACCCAGCAGGTCGCGGCGCTCTTCCTCATCATCTTCGGCCTGCTGATGATCATCAGCACCACCGCCTTCTTCCTCAGCTTCCGCGAAAAGCGCAACCCCGTACACGATGCCACCTGGCAGGCCGAGCTCGCGCATTACCGGGCGCTGCTGGGCACCACCTGGTTCATGGTGATCATCTTCTGGATCGGCTGGGCGCTCGGCGAAACCGTGGCCACGGTGCTGTTCGCGCTGATCTCGTTCTTCGCGCTGCGCGAATTCATCACGCTCTCGCCCACGCGGCGCGGCGACCACCGCAGCTTGATCCTCGCGTTCTTCGTGGTGCTGCCGATCCAGTTCTGGCTGGTGGCCACGGCGCACTTCGATCTCTTCACCGTGTTCATCCCGGTCTACGTGTTCCTCGCGATTCCGGTGGCGAGCGCGCTGGCCAATGATTCGAGCCAATTCCTCGAGCGCAACGCCAAGCTGCAGTGGGGGATCATGGTCTGCGTCTACGGCATGAGTCACGTGCCGGCGCTGCTCTTGCTGACTTTTCCGGGCTACGAGGGCAAGAGCGCCTTCCTCGTGTTCTTCCTGGTGTTCGTGGTGCAGACCTCGGTGCTGGTGCAGCACCTCATCTCGCGCCGCACGCAGCGCACGCCGTTCGCACCCAACGTGAGCCGCAGCTTCAACTGGACCAGTTGGGGCATCGGCATCGTGGTGGCGAGCCTGGTGGGCGCGCTGTTCTCGTTCATCACGCCGTTCAAGTTCGGGCAGGCGCTCGCGGTGTCGGTCATCGCCTGCATCGCAGGCTCGATGGGACACCTCGTGATGAAGGCGCTCAAGCGCGACCGCGGCATTCCGAACTGGGGCAAGAAGGGCGTGGGCGTGACCGGCGCGAACGGCCTTCTGGACCGCGTCGATGCGCTGTGCTTCGCGGCGCCGATCTTCTTTCACTCGATCCGCTGGTACTTCAACGCCTGA
- a CDS encoding lysophospholipid acyltransferase family protein, with protein sequence MLAKLTGWLLLGFVRLLTGAQARWYGCPPKAEQRIYFANHQSHADLVMIWAALPEELRSITRPIAARDYWANTPVKRWITTEVFNAVYVERAATAPAAAAAPEPMQAEPAVAAAPAERIEPSMEPLLPAEAPRAEVVNELQGELDLPAPVPPPAPIAPPPFVAEPSPPPAEPAPPPTDPLAPLVEALRSGDSIIIFPEGTRGHTGEPQKFKSGLYTLATMFPDVVLVPAWIDNVQRVMPKGEIVPVPILCSVTFGAPIRVEEGEERRSFLDRARAAVIALRDI encoded by the coding sequence ATGCTGGCAAAGCTCACAGGTTGGTTGTTGTTGGGGTTCGTCCGGTTGCTCACGGGCGCGCAGGCGCGCTGGTACGGCTGTCCACCGAAGGCCGAGCAGCGCATCTATTTCGCCAACCACCAGAGCCACGCCGACCTCGTGATGATCTGGGCGGCGCTGCCCGAGGAACTGCGCAGCATCACGCGGCCGATCGCGGCGCGCGACTACTGGGCCAACACGCCGGTCAAGCGGTGGATCACGACGGAGGTGTTCAACGCGGTGTATGTGGAGCGTGCGGCCACGGCGCCTGCTGCAGCTGCTGCGCCTGAACCGATGCAGGCCGAGCCGGCTGTCGCTGCAGCGCCCGCCGAGCGCATCGAACCTTCGATGGAGCCGCTGCTGCCGGCCGAAGCGCCGCGTGCCGAGGTCGTGAACGAGCTGCAAGGCGAGCTCGACCTTCCAGCACCGGTGCCGCCCCCCGCGCCCATCGCCCCGCCGCCATTCGTTGCGGAGCCCTCGCCGCCGCCGGCCGAGCCCGCGCCGCCACCCACCGATCCCCTCGCGCCGCTCGTCGAGGCATTGCGCAGTGGCGACTCGATCATCATCTTTCCCGAAGGCACGCGAGGCCACACGGGCGAGCCGCAGAAGTTCAAGTCCGGCCTCTACACGCTCGCAACGATGTTCCCCGACGTGGTGCTCGTGCCGGCCTGGATCGACAACGTGCAGCGCGTCATGCCCAAGGGCGAGATCGTGCCGGTGCCCATTCTTTGCTCCGTTACCTTCGGCGCGCCGATCCGCGTCGAAGAGGGCGAAGAGCGCCGCTCCTTCCTGGATCGCGCGCGTGCCGCAGTGATCGCCTTGCGCGATATCTGA
- a CDS encoding DUF2809 domain-containing protein — protein MIRAMRWRFDPLSLAWAVALFVVLALLATVGARWGWLRSFFGDVLAVVWVYFVFKTVIAARVLPLALAALGVGYAVELGQFIASAWHLHIPNRALRIVLGSTADWWDVLAYTIGFAGVLALEALRTKLGLRAARPTTSAPRPSTPVR, from the coding sequence ATGATACGGGCCATGCGATGGCGATTCGATCCTCTTTCACTGGCGTGGGCGGTGGCCCTGTTCGTTGTTCTTGCGTTGCTGGCCACCGTCGGCGCGCGCTGGGGCTGGCTCCGAAGTTTCTTCGGCGATGTGCTGGCGGTGGTGTGGGTCTACTTCGTCTTCAAGACCGTCATCGCGGCGCGCGTGCTGCCGCTGGCACTGGCCGCGCTGGGCGTGGGCTATGCGGTGGAGTTGGGCCAGTTCATTGCGTCGGCGTGGCACCTGCACATTCCGAACCGCGCGTTGCGCATCGTGCTCGGCAGCACGGCTGACTGGTGGGACGTGCTGGCCTACACGATCGGCTTCGCGGGCGTGCTGGCGCTCGAAGCGCTGCGCACCAAGCTCGGCCTCAGGGCAGCTCGGCCGACGACATCCGCGCCACGACCGTCGACGCCCGTCCGCTGA
- the mtgA gene encoding monofunctional biosynthetic peptidoglycan transglycosylase, whose product MKAVLRLIACLAVAALALELFFVARIAAMAVIDPQSTAFQRSEAWQVAIHKGSEGGWRQEWVPYAQINDTLKRAVIASEDAGFVDHNGVEWEAIERARQRNAKAEELAAKRAARAVARGKPVQPVRLRGGSTITQQLAKNLLLSGERTMLRKGQELVLATLLEVFLDKRRILELYLNNVEWGEGVFGAEAASQYYFKKPASRLSANEAARLAVMLPSPKFFERRPGSPYLSGRASTVVARMSSAELP is encoded by the coding sequence ATGAAAGCGGTGCTGCGCCTGATCGCCTGCCTCGCGGTGGCGGCTCTCGCGCTCGAACTCTTCTTCGTGGCGCGCATCGCGGCCATGGCGGTGATCGATCCGCAAAGCACCGCGTTCCAGCGCTCCGAGGCCTGGCAGGTCGCGATCCACAAGGGCAGCGAAGGCGGCTGGCGGCAAGAGTGGGTGCCTTACGCGCAGATCAACGACACGCTCAAGCGCGCCGTGATCGCAAGCGAGGATGCCGGCTTCGTCGATCACAACGGCGTGGAGTGGGAAGCCATCGAGCGCGCACGCCAACGCAATGCCAAGGCCGAAGAACTGGCCGCCAAACGCGCCGCCCGTGCCGTGGCACGCGGCAAGCCGGTGCAGCCGGTGCGCCTGCGCGGTGGCTCCACCATCACGCAGCAGCTCGCAAAGAACCTGCTGCTTTCGGGCGAACGCACGATGCTGCGCAAGGGCCAGGAGCTGGTGCTCGCGACGCTGCTGGAGGTTTTTCTCGACAAGCGCCGCATCCTCGAGCTCTACCTGAACAACGTCGAATGGGGCGAAGGCGTGTTCGGTGCCGAGGCCGCATCGCAGTACTACTTCAAAAAGCCCGCCTCGCGCCTGAGTGCCAACGAAGCTGCGCGGCTCGCGGTGATGCTGCCGAGCCCGAAGTTCTTCGAGCGCCGGCCCGGCTCGCCGTACCTCAGCGGACGGGCGTCGACGGTCGTGGCGCGGATGTCGTCGGCCGAGCTGCCCTGA
- the aroE gene encoding shikimate dehydrogenase, whose translation MDLYCVMGNPVEHSRSPRIHARFAELCGQQIDYGRLLIPLGAFAEGIAAFRREAAERGDSARGCNITVPFKFEAAALAQHTSERALLAQAVNTLRFGADGSIHADNTDGIGLVNDIVRNAGVPLAGKELLLIGAGGAAAGVLGPLLDAGASRIVVANRTVDKAVAVVRRHAALALGHGAALEAWALDEVPGSFDVVVNATASSLAGDAVPVSAKVLRPGALAVDMMYGPAAAGFMAWAKAHGAVPRDGLGMLVEQAAESFDIWRGVRPPSAQVLGELRASLAAGQ comes from the coding sequence ATGGACCTGTATTGCGTCATGGGCAACCCCGTCGAGCACAGCCGCTCGCCGCGCATCCATGCCCGCTTTGCCGAACTCTGCGGCCAGCAGATCGACTACGGCCGCCTGCTGATTCCGCTCGGCGCCTTCGCCGAAGGCATTGCCGCGTTCCGACGTGAAGCCGCCGAGCGCGGCGACAGTGCGCGCGGCTGCAACATCACCGTTCCATTCAAGTTCGAAGCCGCCGCCTTGGCGCAGCACACCAGCGAGCGCGCCCTGCTCGCGCAGGCGGTCAACACGCTGCGCTTCGGGGCCGACGGCAGCATCCACGCCGACAACACCGACGGCATCGGCCTCGTCAACGACATCGTTCGAAACGCGGGCGTGCCGCTGGCGGGCAAGGAGCTGCTGCTGATCGGCGCCGGTGGCGCCGCCGCTGGCGTGCTGGGTCCGCTGCTCGATGCGGGAGCTTCGCGCATCGTGGTCGCCAACCGCACCGTCGACAAGGCGGTTGCGGTGGTCCGGCGCCATGCGGCACTCGCGCTCGGCCACGGCGCCGCGCTCGAAGCCTGGGCGCTCGACGAAGTGCCGGGCAGTTTCGACGTGGTGGTCAACGCCACCGCCTCCAGCCTCGCGGGCGACGCAGTGCCGGTGAGCGCAAAGGTGCTGCGCCCCGGCGCGCTCGCCGTCGACATGATGTACGGCCCAGCGGCCGCAGGCTTCATGGCTTGGGCCAAGGCACACGGCGCCGTGCCGCGCGACGGGCTCGGCATGCTGGTCGAGCAGGCGGCCGAATCGTTCGATATCTGGCGCGGCGTGCGCCCGCCTTCGGCGCAGGTGCTGGGCGAGTTGCGCGCATCGCTCGCCGCCGGCCAATGA
- a CDS encoding energy transducer TonB yields MNFKDLSTLQIALGVSVIAHAALLAVRFVDPESFNRAFTDTPLEVILVNSKTKERPDANAKLMAQTSLAGGGDLDKGRATSPLPPSSFTAVGDSFEDARKQVDALQAEQMQMITQLKRDIAAMPVRDPRNAGDPTEAAAQEEKRRQMVELLAQIERRVNEENSRPKKRYVSPSTREAAFAVYVDTMLRRVEARAAENFPELAGKKLYGELKMTLTVNFDGNVLATVVDQSSGNIALDRRAQAIVRSTGNFGKFTNAMRQEQADQMVIQGTFRFARDGTMEISQ; encoded by the coding sequence ATGAACTTCAAGGACCTCAGCACGCTGCAGATTGCACTGGGCGTGTCGGTCATTGCGCATGCCGCGCTGCTGGCGGTGCGCTTCGTCGATCCCGAATCATTCAACCGCGCGTTCACTGACACGCCGCTCGAGGTGATCCTTGTCAACAGCAAGACCAAGGAGCGGCCCGACGCCAACGCCAAGCTGATGGCGCAGACCTCGCTCGCGGGCGGCGGCGACCTCGACAAGGGCCGCGCGACCAGCCCGCTGCCGCCGTCGAGCTTCACCGCGGTGGGCGATTCGTTCGAAGACGCGCGCAAACAGGTCGATGCCCTGCAGGCAGAGCAGATGCAGATGATCACGCAGCTCAAGCGCGATATCGCCGCCATGCCGGTGCGCGATCCGCGCAACGCGGGCGACCCGACGGAAGCCGCCGCGCAGGAAGAAAAGCGCCGCCAGATGGTCGAGCTGCTGGCCCAGATCGAGCGCCGGGTGAACGAAGAGAACTCGCGCCCCAAGAAGCGCTACGTCAGCCCGTCCACGCGCGAGGCTGCGTTCGCGGTGTACGTGGACACCATGCTGCGCCGCGTCGAGGCGCGCGCCGCGGAAAACTTCCCGGAGCTGGCCGGCAAGAAGCTGTACGGCGAACTCAAGATGACGTTGACCGTCAACTTCGACGGCAACGTGCTCGCCACCGTGGTCGACCAGAGCTCGGGCAACATCGCGCTCGACCGTCGGGCGCAGGCCATCGTTCGCAGCACCGGCAACTTCGGCAAGTTCACGAACGCGATGCGCCAGGAGCAGGCCGATCAGATGGTGATCCAGGGCACGTTCCGCTTCGCGCGCGACGGCACGATGGAAATCTCCCAATAA
- a CDS encoding ribonuclease catalytic domain-containing protein: MFVLFEEAGKYLGGRVLSEAEASAQVELETGKRVKVKGANIVLRFEKPSPAELIAEARSLAAAMDLDLAWEFAADGEFGFADLAADYFSDKPTLAQQAAALFALFEAPHYFRRAGKGRFKKAPAEIVQQALAAIEKKKVIQAQIVEWAGQLAEGVCPQPIREQLYKILFKPDKNAPEYKAVVDAARATQRPPLDLLERAGAIDSPYQFHWRRFLFENFPKGHGFPALAAPAIADDLPVATGVEAFSIDDSQTTEIDDALSVQGLGSGTVTVGIHIAAPALALTPGSAIDNVARARMSTVYMPGYKITMLPDEVVNTYTLLEGADRPAVSLYARFDEATLELQGTETKLERVPIVANLRHDQLDAVVTQPWLEDATVTSPDTPEAAANLRAPLSFLFRLAKQLKAQREVVRGKPENFNRPDYNFRLVGNDGNEPTGNEQVQITTRQRGAPLDLIVSEAMILANSSWGGWLGELGVPGLYRSQASLAPGIKVRMGTRALPHAGLGVKSYAWSTSPLRRYTDLVNQWQIIAAARHGKTAALAAPFKPKDADLFSILSGFDAAYATYNGYQGGMERFWTLKYLQQNGITELEATVIKDIPNGALVRADALPLVFPVAGQQERGARLRVKLGEIDEIALDVSGTVLERLDAPKADASAEDESGEDEEEVAGPIAIAVDLNDSEAAPENTPAPA; the protein is encoded by the coding sequence ATGTTTGTATTGTTTGAAGAAGCCGGCAAGTACCTCGGCGGCCGTGTCCTGTCGGAGGCCGAAGCCTCGGCGCAGGTCGAGCTCGAGACCGGCAAGCGCGTCAAGGTCAAGGGCGCCAACATCGTTCTGCGTTTCGAGAAACCGTCTCCTGCCGAGTTGATCGCCGAGGCGCGCTCGCTCGCCGCCGCGATGGACCTCGACCTGGCCTGGGAATTCGCAGCCGACGGCGAGTTCGGTTTTGCCGACCTGGCCGCCGACTATTTCAGTGACAAGCCCACGCTCGCCCAGCAGGCGGCCGCGCTGTTCGCCCTCTTCGAGGCGCCGCATTACTTCCGCCGTGCAGGCAAGGGGCGCTTCAAGAAGGCGCCGGCCGAAATCGTGCAGCAGGCGCTCGCCGCCATCGAGAAGAAAAAAGTCATTCAGGCGCAGATCGTTGAATGGGCCGGGCAGTTGGCCGAGGGCGTGTGCCCGCAGCCAATCCGCGAGCAGCTCTACAAGATCCTGTTCAAGCCCGACAAGAACGCCCCCGAATACAAGGCCGTGGTCGACGCCGCGCGCGCCACGCAGCGCCCGCCGCTCGATCTGCTGGAACGCGCCGGGGCGATCGATTCGCCCTACCAGTTCCACTGGCGCCGCTTCCTCTTCGAGAACTTCCCCAAGGGCCACGGCTTCCCCGCGCTCGCGGCACCGGCCATTGCGGACGACCTGCCTGTCGCCACCGGCGTCGAGGCCTTCTCGATCGACGATTCGCAGACCACCGAAATCGACGATGCACTGTCGGTGCAAGGCCTTGGCAGCGGCACCGTCACGGTCGGCATCCACATCGCTGCACCGGCCCTGGCACTCACGCCGGGCAGCGCCATCGACAACGTCGCGCGTGCGCGCATGTCGACGGTCTACATGCCGGGCTACAAGATCACGATGCTGCCCGACGAGGTGGTCAACACCTACACGCTGCTCGAAGGCGCCGACCGCCCGGCCGTGTCGCTCTACGCGCGATTCGACGAAGCCACGCTCGAACTGCAGGGCACCGAGACCAAGCTCGAACGCGTGCCGATCGTCGCCAACCTGCGCCACGACCAACTCGACGCCGTCGTCACGCAGCCCTGGCTCGAAGACGCCACGGTCACGAGCCCCGACACGCCCGAGGCCGCCGCGAACCTGCGCGCCCCGCTCTCCTTCCTGTTCCGCCTCGCCAAACAATTGAAGGCGCAACGCGAAGTGGTGCGCGGCAAGCCCGAGAACTTCAACCGGCCCGACTACAACTTCCGCCTCGTCGGCAACGACGGCAACGAACCCACCGGCAACGAGCAGGTGCAGATCACGACGCGCCAGCGCGGCGCGCCGCTCGACCTGATCGTCTCGGAAGCGATGATCCTGGCCAACAGCAGCTGGGGCGGCTGGCTCGGCGAACTCGGCGTGCCCGGGCTCTACCGCAGCCAGGCGAGCCTGGCGCCCGGCATCAAGGTGCGCATGGGCACGCGCGCGCTGCCGCATGCGGGCCTGGGCGTGAAGAGCTATGCGTGGAGCACCTCGCCGCTGCGCCGCTACACCGACCTGGTGAACCAGTGGCAGATCATCGCGGCCGCCCGCCACGGCAAGACCGCCGCGCTGGCCGCGCCCTTCAAGCCGAAGGACGCCGACCTGTTCTCGATCCTCTCGGGCTTCGACGCGGCCTATGCCACCTACAACGGCTACCAGGGCGGCATGGAGCGCTTCTGGACGCTCAAGTACCTGCAGCAGAACGGCATCACCGAGCTCGAAGCGACGGTCATCAAGGACATCCCCAACGGCGCGCTGGTGCGTGCCGATGCGTTGCCGCTGGTGTTCCCGGTCGCGGGCCAGCAGGAGCGCGGTGCGCGCCTGCGCGTGAAGCTCGGCGAGATCGACGAGATTGCGCTCGACGTGAGCGGCACCGTGCTCGAGCGCCTCGATGCACCGAAGGCCGATGCGTCGGCGGAAGACGAAAGCGGCGAGGATGAAGAAGAAGTCGCCGGCCCGATCGCCATTGCCGTCGATTTGAACGACAGCGAGGCCGCGCCGGAAAACACACCCGCACCTGCATGA
- a CDS encoding YqiA/YcfP family alpha/beta fold hydrolase, whose protein sequence is MDPQTTHLLYLHGFRSSPRSTKARLVAQRVAQAHPNLEWWCPQLPPSPHDAIDMVMKGIAHWPRKSMAVIGSSLGGFYATYVAGMTRCRAVLLNPAVYPARDLTRYIGDQTVWHDPAEHFYFRPEYIHELRAMEVGSLTRPERVFAIIAKGDEALDWHEMSARYPDSNIKLLEGSDHALSDFETAHLDDVMAFINPV, encoded by the coding sequence ATGGACCCGCAAACCACTCATCTGCTGTACCTGCACGGCTTCCGTTCCTCGCCCCGTTCGACCAAGGCGAGGCTCGTGGCGCAGCGCGTGGCGCAAGCGCATCCGAACCTGGAATGGTGGTGCCCGCAACTGCCGCCTTCGCCGCACGACGCCATCGACATGGTGATGAAGGGCATCGCGCACTGGCCGCGCAAGTCGATGGCCGTGATCGGCTCGTCGCTGGGCGGCTTCTACGCCACCTATGTCGCCGGCATGACGCGCTGCCGCGCGGTGCTGCTCAATCCGGCCGTGTACCCGGCGCGCGACCTCACGCGCTACATCGGCGACCAGACCGTCTGGCACGACCCGGCCGAGCATTTCTATTTCCGACCCGAGTACATCCACGAGCTGCGCGCCATGGAAGTCGGCTCGCTCACGCGGCCCGAGCGTGTCTTCGCGATCATCGCCAAGGGCGACGAAGCGCTCGACTGGCACGAGATGTCGGCGCGCTATCCAGACAGCAACATCAAGCTGCTGGAAGGCAGCGACCACGCGCTGTCGGATTTCGAGACGGCGCACCTGGACGACGTCATGGCGTTCATCAATCCAGTCTGA
- a CDS encoding response regulator transcription factor: protein MLHPMNTEALDDGTLRRWGVLVVEDDSRARAFFEASVQRSPRLFWLGSAGTVQEARGWLARTTTIPDVLLVDLGMPDGTGLDVIRDAVARFPGCEPLVVSVFGDEENVLASIEAGAVGYIHKDAAPEDIAQTIVEMKAGASPISPMIARRVLAKYRSLQSASLAPGMAASGAAPETAFDENERGLLSAREHEVLTLIARGFSYAEIARLKGLSVHTVQTHIKNLYGKLAVHSKSEAVFEATRLGLLPHPG from the coding sequence ATGCTTCATCCCATGAATACAGAGGCTCTGGACGACGGGACGCTGCGCCGCTGGGGCGTCTTGGTGGTCGAGGACGACAGCCGCGCACGCGCCTTCTTCGAAGCCAGCGTGCAGCGCAGCCCGCGTCTTTTCTGGCTCGGCAGCGCGGGCACGGTGCAGGAGGCGCGGGGCTGGCTGGCGCGCACCACGACGATTCCCGACGTGCTGCTGGTCGACCTCGGCATGCCCGATGGCACCGGCCTGGACGTGATCCGCGACGCCGTCGCTCGCTTTCCCGGCTGCGAGCCGCTGGTGGTGTCGGTCTTCGGCGACGAGGAGAACGTGCTCGCCAGCATCGAGGCCGGCGCGGTGGGCTACATCCACAAGGACGCCGCACCCGAGGACATCGCGCAGACCATCGTGGAGATGAAGGCTGGTGCATCGCCGATCTCGCCGATGATCGCGCGGCGGGTGCTGGCCAAGTACCGCAGCCTGCAATCGGCCAGCCTCGCGCCGGGCATGGCTGCTTCGGGCGCGGCACCCGAGACCGCCTTCGACGAGAACGAGCGCGGCCTGCTGTCGGCGCGCGAGCACGAGGTGCTGACGCTTATCGCCCGCGGCTTCTCGTATGCAGAAATCGCGCGGCTCAAGGGCCTGAGCGTGCACACGGTGCAGACCCACATCAAGAACCTCTACGGCAAGCTCGCGGTGCACTCCAAGAGC